In a single window of the Diachasmimorpha longicaudata isolate KC_UGA_2023 chromosome 16, iyDiaLong2, whole genome shotgun sequence genome:
- the Lmpt gene encoding uncharacterized protein Lmpt isoform X2 gives MGLLLSILVGCVGVIELLAALKQLTNDRTTLPAPCLSYHDAVIEPPSFHDSICGITHSRDLKMSRSVNNKLENLHEYSLRVRSQLRFHGYGDCSTLSEISSGDALGLSRSDSRLSVGSEHDVIKPEGCSSWLPDNTLYLAQGDTDQVLDRGNEDPIEKINKAEDDQPTPAGSSSTTQAYDIRNSPPILLQQHLPCNSSTQLIVSCADSGNELLSYEYLKHESSTSPQWSMEDNGRIARKLRKKEKVKKKESKSLDYLMDTAILRGNFMITKDTHILNHYVESVEKLPLLPKSPKGDKRRSSVLRKPTRLKSKNAEISKSAENISRKNIKCQRDCERRKLDISVQTGENFSFRDEWTNTSLADSEGSIGASRSSISVQVQTNFDAGDEFTFRNVKSECIKDIEFNQRNDRRAIKNKSFLKSFSLDDKPPLYDQSSDVLLFEKYCLDSKRIPPVGNSATTPNHEFLHMSYDNEEESVDDEFLDAENEAQQQKGPIQYCIPHNQESTKAFWLIFSGEYTKAMNKDWHSGHFCCWQCDESLTGQRYVLRDEHPYCIKCYESIFANGCEECNKIIGIDSKDLSYKDKHWHEACFLCHKCRVSLVDKQFGSKVDKIYCGNCYDAQFASRCDGCGEIFRAGTKKMEYKTRQWHEKCFCCVVCKNPIGLKSFIPREQEIYCAGCYEDKFATRCVKCNKIITSGGVTYKNEPWHRDCFTCTHCNNSLAGQRFTSRDDKPYCAECFGELFAKRCTSCTKPITGIGGTRFISFEDRHWHNDCFICAGCKTSLVGRGFITDAEDIICPECAKAKLTTE, from the exons ATGGGCCTTCTGCTGTCGATTCTCGTTGGTTGTGTGGGTGTCATTGAGCTTTTAGCGGCCTTGAAGCAGCTAACTAACGATAGAACAACCTTACCAGCACCCTGTCTGTCCTACCATGATGCTGTCATCGAGCCACCGAGTTTTCACGATTCAATATGCGGTATTACTCACTCACGAGACCTCAAAATGTCTCGGAGTGTAAAcaataaattggaaaatctCCACGAATATAGCTTGAGAGTAAGAAGTCAGTTGCGATTTCATGGCTATGGGGATTGCTCCACTCTCTCGGAAATCAGTAGTGGCGATGCCCTCGGATTGTCCCGATCAGACTCTCGTCTCAGTGTCGGCTCTGAACATGACGTAATAAAACCTGAGGGTTGCTCGTCCTGGCTCCCGGATAATACCCTATATTTGGCTCAAGGTGACACCGATCAGGTTCTTGATCGTGGTAATGAAGATCCTATTGAGAAGATTAACAAAGCAGAGGATGATCAACCGACCCCGGCCGGTTCCAGCTCAACAACGCAAGCATATGATATTAGAAATTCCCCCCCCATATTATTGCAGCAACATTTACCTTGCAATTCTTCGACTCAATTGATTGTATCGTGCGCTGATTCAGGTAATGAATTACTGTCTTATGAATATTTGAAACATGAATCATCAACGTCCCCGCAATGGTCGATGGAAGACAATGGGAGAATTGCTAGAAAACTgcgtaaaaaagaaaaagttaaaaaaaaagaatcaaaaTCACTAGATTATTTGATGGATACAGCTATCCTTCGGGGGAATTTTATGATCACCAAAGACACTCACATTCTAAACCATTACGTAGaatcagttgaaaaattaccattACTCCCTAAATCACCTAAAGGAGACAAACGTAGAAGTTCAGTTTTACGAAAGCCAACCAGGCTAAAATCGAAGAATGCGGAGATCAGTAAATCCGCTGAAAATATTTCCCgaaaaaacataaaatgcCAGCGAGATTgtgaaagaagaaaattaGATATTTCAGTACAAActggggaaaatttttcttttcgagaCGAATGGACCAATACATCACTGGCTGACAGTGAGGGGTCGATAGGAGCAAGTAGATCAAGTATCTCCGTTCAAGTGCAAACTAATTTTGACGCAGGCGATGAATTCACGTTTCGCAATGTCAAATCAGAGTGTATAAAAGATATTGAATTCAACCAGAGGAACGATAGAAgagcaattaaaaataaaagttttttAAAGTCATTCTCACTCGATGATAAACCCCCACTTTATGATCAATCATCGGATGTactattatttgaaaaatactgCCTTGACAGCAAAAGAATACCACCAGTTGGGAATTCTGCAACCACGCCGAATCATGAGTTTTTACATATGTCCTATGATAATGAAGAGGAGTCTGTTGATGATGAGTTCTTGGACGCCGAAAACGAGGCTCAACAGCAAAAAGGCCCCATTCAATATTGCATACCGCATAATCAAGAGAGCACCAAAGCTTTTTGG ttaattttcagtggagaATACACAAAGGCCATGAATAAGGATTGGCATAGTGGCCACTTCTGCTGCTGGCAGTGCGACGAGTCCCTCACTGGGCAACGCTATGTACTCCGGGACGAACACCCCTATTGCATTAAGTGTTACGAGAGTATTTTTGCAAATGGTTGCGAAGAATGCAACAAAATCATCGGCATAGActcaaag GATTTGTCGTACAAGGATAAGCATTGGCACGAGGCCTGCTTCCTCTGCCACAAGTGCAGGGTTTCCCTGGTGGACAAACAGTTTGGAAGCAAGGTCGACAAGATCTACTGCGGCAACTGTTACGATGCCCAATTCGCAAGCCGTTGCGATGGTTGCGGCGAGATCTTCCGCGCTG gtACTAAAAAGATGGAGTACAAGACCAGACAGTGGCACGAAAAATGTTTCTGTTGCGTCGTATGCAAGAACCCTATTGGATTAAAGAGTTTCATCCCACGTGAACAGGAAATTTACTGTGCTGGATGTTACGAGGATAAGTTTGCTACCCGGTGTGTCAAATGCAAcaag ATTATCACCAGTGGTGGTGTTACATATAAAAACGAGCCGTGGCACAGAGATTGCTTTACTTGCACTCACTGCAACAATTCTTTGGCTGGACAGCGATTCACTTCCCGCGACGATAAGCCCTACTGTGCTGAGTGCTTTGGCGAACTCTTTGCCAAGAGGTGTACCTCATGCACCAAACCAATTACTG GTATCGGTGGCACTCGCTTCATCTCATTTGAAGACAGACACTGGCACAACGATTGTTTCATCTGCGCTGGATGCAAAACCTCATTGGTCGGACGTGGATTTATAACTGACGCTGAAGACATCATTTGTCCTGAGTGCGCCAAGGCAAAGCTCACAACCGAATGA
- the Lmpt gene encoding four and a half LIM domains protein 2 isoform X9, with the protein MNKDWHSGHFCCWQCDESLTGQRYVLRDEHPYCIKCYESIFANGCEECNKIIGIDSKDLSYKDKHWHEACFLCHKCRVSLVDKQFGSKVDKIYCGNCYDAQFASRCDGCGEIFRAGTKKMEYKTRQWHEKCFCCVVCKNPIGLKSFIPREQEIYCAGCYEDKFATRCVKCNKIITSGGVTYKNEPWHRDCFTCTHCNNSLAGQRFTSRDDKPYCAECFGELFAKRCTSCTKPITGIGGTRFISFEDRHWHNDCFICAGCKTSLVGRGFITDAEDIICPECAKAKLTTE; encoded by the exons ATGAATAAGGATTGGCATAGTGGCCACTTCTGCTGCTGGCAGTGCGACGAGTCCCTCACTGGGCAACGCTATGTACTCCGGGACGAACACCCCTATTGCATTAAGTGTTACGAGAGTATTTTTGCAAATGGTTGCGAAGAATGCAACAAAATCATCGGCATAGActcaaag GATTTGTCGTACAAGGATAAGCATTGGCACGAGGCCTGCTTCCTCTGCCACAAGTGCAGGGTTTCCCTGGTGGACAAACAGTTTGGAAGCAAGGTCGACAAGATCTACTGCGGCAACTGTTACGATGCCCAATTCGCAAGCCGTTGCGATGGTTGCGGCGAGATCTTCCGCGCTG gtACTAAAAAGATGGAGTACAAGACCAGACAGTGGCACGAAAAATGTTTCTGTTGCGTCGTATGCAAGAACCCTATTGGATTAAAGAGTTTCATCCCACGTGAACAGGAAATTTACTGTGCTGGATGTTACGAGGATAAGTTTGCTACCCGGTGTGTCAAATGCAAcaag ATTATCACCAGTGGTGGTGTTACATATAAAAACGAGCCGTGGCACAGAGATTGCTTTACTTGCACTCACTGCAACAATTCTTTGGCTGGACAGCGATTCACTTCCCGCGACGATAAGCCCTACTGTGCTGAGTGCTTTGGCGAACTCTTTGCCAAGAGGTGTACCTCATGCACCAAACCAATTACTG GTATCGGTGGCACTCGCTTCATCTCATTTGAAGACAGACACTGGCACAACGATTGTTTCATCTGCGCTGGATGCAAAACCTCATTGGTCGGACGTGGATTTATAACTGACGCTGAAGACATCATTTGTCCTGAGTGCGCCAAGGCAAAGCTCACAACCGAATGA
- the Lmpt gene encoding four and a half LIM domains protein 2 isoform X10, with the protein MTTEALRERLSNSLRLTTKTTGEERIKRAKEKDEDIAVFSMVPLEGDPKFKCCLGRDCRMGDSKNALPGTKKMEYKTRQWHEKCFCCVVCKNPIGLKSFIPREQEIYCAGCYEDKFATRCVKCNKIITSGGVTYKNEPWHRDCFTCTHCNNSLAGQRFTSRDDKPYCAECFGELFAKRCTSCTKPITGIGGTRFISFEDRHWHNDCFICAGCKTSLVGRGFITDAEDIICPECAKAKLTTE; encoded by the exons ATGACAACGGAAGCATTGAGAGAGCGACTGTCAAATAGTTTAAGATTAACGACAAAAACTACCGGCGAGGAAAGAATCAAAAGGGCCAAGGAGAAGGATGAGGATATTGCAGTATTCAGCATGGTGCCTCTCGAGGGCGATCCCAAATTCAAATGTTGTTTAGGGAGAGATTGTCGAATGGGAGATAGTAAAAACGCACTTCCAG gtACTAAAAAGATGGAGTACAAGACCAGACAGTGGCACGAAAAATGTTTCTGTTGCGTCGTATGCAAGAACCCTATTGGATTAAAGAGTTTCATCCCACGTGAACAGGAAATTTACTGTGCTGGATGTTACGAGGATAAGTTTGCTACCCGGTGTGTCAAATGCAAcaag ATTATCACCAGTGGTGGTGTTACATATAAAAACGAGCCGTGGCACAGAGATTGCTTTACTTGCACTCACTGCAACAATTCTTTGGCTGGACAGCGATTCACTTCCCGCGACGATAAGCCCTACTGTGCTGAGTGCTTTGGCGAACTCTTTGCCAAGAGGTGTACCTCATGCACCAAACCAATTACTG GTATCGGTGGCACTCGCTTCATCTCATTTGAAGACAGACACTGGCACAACGATTGTTTCATCTGCGCTGGATGCAAAACCTCATTGGTCGGACGTGGATTTATAACTGACGCTGAAGACATCATTTGTCCTGAGTGCGCCAAGGCAAAGCTCACAACCGAATGA
- the Lmpt gene encoding four and a half LIM domains protein 2 isoform X8, with translation MADVDSSVVFTTTERKTRKVKKTTKRRESHDQNAEVTITEVDNTPNNHTTIDDGEYTKAMNKDWHSGHFCCWQCDESLTGQRYVLRDEHPYCIKCYESIFANGCEECNKIIGIDSKDLSYKDKHWHEACFLCHKCRVSLVDKQFGSKVDKIYCGNCYDAQFASRCDGCGEIFRAGTKKMEYKTRQWHEKCFCCVVCKNPIGLKSFIPREQEIYCAGCYEDKFATRCVKCNKIITSGGVTYKNEPWHRDCFTCTHCNNSLAGQRFTSRDDKPYCAECFGELFAKRCTSCTKPITGIGGTRFISFEDRHWHNDCFICAGCKTSLVGRGFITDAEDIICPECAKAKLTTE, from the exons ATGGCGGACGTAGACAGCAGTGTTGTGTTCACGACCACGGAGCGAAAAACACGTAAAGTGAAGAAGACGACGAAACGCAGAGAGAGCCACGACCAGAATGCGGAGGTCACGATCACCGAGGTCGACAACACCCCGAACAACCACACCACTATCGACGA tggagaATACACAAAGGCCATGAATAAGGATTGGCATAGTGGCCACTTCTGCTGCTGGCAGTGCGACGAGTCCCTCACTGGGCAACGCTATGTACTCCGGGACGAACACCCCTATTGCATTAAGTGTTACGAGAGTATTTTTGCAAATGGTTGCGAAGAATGCAACAAAATCATCGGCATAGActcaaag GATTTGTCGTACAAGGATAAGCATTGGCACGAGGCCTGCTTCCTCTGCCACAAGTGCAGGGTTTCCCTGGTGGACAAACAGTTTGGAAGCAAGGTCGACAAGATCTACTGCGGCAACTGTTACGATGCCCAATTCGCAAGCCGTTGCGATGGTTGCGGCGAGATCTTCCGCGCTG gtACTAAAAAGATGGAGTACAAGACCAGACAGTGGCACGAAAAATGTTTCTGTTGCGTCGTATGCAAGAACCCTATTGGATTAAAGAGTTTCATCCCACGTGAACAGGAAATTTACTGTGCTGGATGTTACGAGGATAAGTTTGCTACCCGGTGTGTCAAATGCAAcaag ATTATCACCAGTGGTGGTGTTACATATAAAAACGAGCCGTGGCACAGAGATTGCTTTACTTGCACTCACTGCAACAATTCTTTGGCTGGACAGCGATTCACTTCCCGCGACGATAAGCCCTACTGTGCTGAGTGCTTTGGCGAACTCTTTGCCAAGAGGTGTACCTCATGCACCAAACCAATTACTG GTATCGGTGGCACTCGCTTCATCTCATTTGAAGACAGACACTGGCACAACGATTGTTTCATCTGCGCTGGATGCAAAACCTCATTGGTCGGACGTGGATTTATAACTGACGCTGAAGACATCATTTGTCCTGAGTGCGCCAAGGCAAAGCTCACAACCGAATGA